A single genomic interval of Sparus aurata unplaced genomic scaffold, fSpaAur1.1, whole genome shotgun sequence harbors:
- the LOC115578200 gene encoding LOW QUALITY PROTEIN: trichohyalin-like (The sequence of the model RefSeq protein was modified relative to this genomic sequence to represent the inferred CDS: deleted 1 base in 1 codon), protein MSDTVRVSSGTSQLIVFITQEKMCLLSEGEIECLRGELEGATAGRQEERKSRERSEEEMKALREETERLTEELDKLRKRRSEEEEERKEEKEAWQKEREALSEELGTRDGEVEVLGRRLEGLTEEKEERQRQVERLREEVTEKEVQISYMVEKLQRVEVERERLEEEAKRKEVRMKEEEVKREEEIEALCDRMERLEREKKEREEEVERLMENVGEVELLRVRLNVAKEECEELKEEVERKECSLERQMNAVREREDEVEELKKRLRLVEEREEEGVREQQEVNNRLKQKEAREEQLEVLLRETRLLLEKERREGGQKDNVISSQSRELQEARAQSEGDRRRARESEEARDRLEEEGKEWREKAERSLREVTKLNLILKEQEEEAQQLRATVEEREEEVGREEGLRRTEVERRKRLEEKLRVVEEGWEEEREALRKSREEKKILEDELGEVKEERGRMLEAERGQHLLLQERGRCRERELEEEKAGLSVELRRREREVSALREEALSEEREKQEVQEELMKRREEATLLREEVQKEWRQREKVQEELKRTRSELTVITEEAQKEKEQVKENLMRKEREVKALKEEVQKEKRKEGGGPGEMRQMEKVEEKLSALREEVQHEQREKKETQEELMKRRQEASILREEVSALREEVSVLREEALSEQREKQEVQEELMKRREEATLLREEVQKEWRQREKVQEELKRTKSELTVITEEAQKEKEQIQTKLMRTDKEVMALREEVQKEWRQRERVQEELKRTRSELTVITEEAQKEKEQVKENLMRKEREAKALKEEVQKEKRRREGAQEELRQMEKVEEKLSAFREEVQNEQREKKETQEELMKRRQEASILREEVSVLREEALSEQREKQEVQEELMKRREEATLLREEVQKEWRQREKVQEELKRTKSELTVITEEAQKERRRRQEAQEELTGVQQSVEVMEENLASLQTQVSELSRSRERVRQEVKEKEEEKQQMREGLRAALEEMTKLKLLLQESHTEGEKLRSALEERKEEVERFREEEGLRHEEELKALSGEIQLLKEKEKEKEWRSRVEEVRRDQSTQISSLTAESDREETDGQMRRRRRRRGRETDNQEEGGEVSRRRSNPLCIDNTQYSSLLQEQEETSRLLLQREAEVYALTQRTDELEKGRDRVRLALERTEAAMIGYRERAHQQEQSQWAGSNPDEQGVQDRLVVLQRLVAELELDQKRLNKKNSHLENQKEKLKRDRNTLRDTLRQVEEERSRFRQQLTDSITSQEGADTTEEERLRSRVRELEDQVSQLRLSLAVDQQQRVEFIQQSSRNSQWLLSLRHDLADSLDAVTRRPIPSVLESETQRLDRSLREEELRMSLSQS, encoded by the exons ATGTCCGACACTGTCAGAGTTTCCTCTGGCaccagtcagctgatcgtcttcatcacacaggagaaga TGTGTCTTCTGTCTGAAGGGGAGATCGAGTGTCTGAGAGGAGAACTGGAGGGAGCGACGGCTGGGAGacaagaagagaggaagagtagagagaggagcgaggaggagatgaaggctctgagggaggagacggagagGCTCACGGAGGAGCTTGATaagctgaggaagaggaggagtgaagaagaagaggagaggaaggaggagaaggaggcctggcagaaagagagggaggcgCTGAGTGAGGAGCTGGGGACGAGAGACGGAGAGGTGGAGGTGCTGGGGAGGCGCCTGGAGGGACTGacggaggagaaggaggagaggcagagacaggtggagagactgagggaggagGTGACAGAGAAGGAGGTGCAAATCAGCTACATGGTGGAGAAACTACAGCGGGTGGaggtagagagggagagattggaAGAGGAGGCGAAGAGGAAGGAGGTCAggatgaaagaggaggaggtgaagagggaggaggagatagAGGCGCTCTGCGACCGGATGGAGAGATtggaaagagagaagaaggagagggaggaggaggtggagagactGATGGAGAATGTGGGGGAGGTGGAGCTGTTGAGGGTTAGGCTGAATGTTGCAAAGGAGGAGTGTgaggagctgaaggaggaggtggagcgcAAGGAGTGCAGCTTGGAGCGACAGATGAATGCcgtgagggagagggaggatgaggtggaggagctgaagaagcgGCTGAGGCTGGTGgaggagcgggaggaggagggagtgagagaACAGCAGGAGGTGAATAACAGACTGAAGCAGAAGGAGGCGAGGGAGGAGCAGTTGGAAGTGCTTCTAAGAGAAACCCGGCTTCTcctggagaaagagaggagggagggaggacaaaAAGACAACGTGATCTCCTCCCAGAGcagggagctgcaggaggcCCGGGCCCAGAGCGAGGGAGATAGGAGGAGAGccagagagagtgaggaagcCAGAGacagactggaggaggaggggaaggagtgGAGGGAGAAGGCAGAGCGGAGCTTGAGGGAGGTGACAAAACTTAACCTCATCCTaaaggagcaagaggaggaggcgCAGCAGCTGAGAGCCactgtggaggagagggaggaagaggttgggagagaggaggggctgAGGAGaacagaggtggagaggaggaagaggctggaggagaaactgagggtggtggaggagggctgggaggaagagagggaggctCTGAGGAAATccagggaggagaagaagataTTAGAGGATGAACTGGGGGAGGTGAAAGAAGAGCGAGGGAGGATGCTGGAGGCTGAGAGAGGTCAGCACCTCCTGCTGCAGGAGCGAGggaggtgcagagagagagagctggaggaggagaaggctgGTCTGTCTGTGGAGCTGAGGAGAAGGGAGAGGGAGGTGTCTGCACTCAGAGAGGAGGCATTAAGTGAAGAAAGGGAGAAGCAGGAGGTGCAGGAAGAGCtgatgaaaagaagagaagaggcaaCACTTCTCAGAGAGGAGGTGCAGAAGGagtggaggcagagagagaaggtACAGGAGGAACTGAAGAGGACCAGGAGTGAGCTGACAGTCATCACAGAGGAGGcgcagaaggagaaggagcaggtcAAGGAGAACCTAatgaggaaagagagggaggtgaAAGCTCTTAAAGAGGAGGTgcagaaggagaagagaaaggagggagggggccCAGGA GAGATGAGGCAGATGGAGAAGGTAGAGGAGAAGCTCTCTGCATTGAGAGAGGAGGTACAACATGAACaaagggagaagaaggagacgCAGGAAgagctgatgaagaggagacaggaggcgTCAATCCTCAGAGAGGAGGTGTCTGCACTCAGAGAGGAGGTGTCTGTGCTCAGAGAGGAGGCATTGAGTGAACAAAGAGAGAAGCAGGAGGTGCAGGAAGAGCtgatgaaaagaagagaagaggcaaCACTTCTCAGAGAGGAGGTGCAGAAGGagtggaggcagagagagaaggtACAGGAGGAACTGAAGAGGACCAAGAGTGAGCTGACAGTCATCACAGAGGAGGcgcagaaggagaaggagcagatCCAAACAAAGCTAATGAGGACAGATAAGGAGGTGATGGCTCTCAGAGAGGAGGTGCAGAAGGagtggaggcagagagagagagtacagGAGGAACTGAAGAGGACCAGGAGTGAGCTGACAGTCATCACAGAGGAGGcgcagaaggagaaggagcaggtcAAGGAGAACCTAatgaggaaagagagggaggcgAAAGCTCTTAAAGAGGAGGTgcagaaggagaagagaaggagggagggggcccAGGAGGAGTTGAGGCAGATGGAGAAGGTAGAGGAGAAGCTCTCTGCATTTAGAGAGGAGGTACAAAATGAACaaagggagaagaaggagacgCAGGAAgagctgatgaagaggagacaggaggcgTCAATCCTCAGAGAGGAGGTGTCTGTGCTCAGAGAGGAGGCATTAAGTGAACAAAGGGAGAAGCAGGAGGTGCAGGAAGAGCtgatgaaaagaagagaagaggcaaCACTTCTCAGAGAGGAGGTGCAGAAGGagtggaggcagagagagaaggtACAGGAGGAACTGAAGAGGACCAAGAGTGAGCTGACAGTCATCACAGAGGAGGCGCAGAAGGAGCgtaggaggaggcaggaggcccaggaggagctgacaggtgtgcagcagagtgtggaggtgatggaggagaaccTGGCCTCCCTGCAGACTCAG gtgtctGAGCTGAGTCGCAGCAGGGAGCGAGTGAGGCAGGAGGtcaaggagaaggaggaggagaagcagcagatGAGGGAGGGGCTGAGGGCCGCGCTGGAGGAGATGACCAAGCTGAAGCTCCTCCTGCAG GAGAGCCACACAGAGGGGGAGAAACTGAGGAGCgctctggaggagaggaaggaggaggtggagaggttcagagaggaggaggggctCCGACAcgaggaggagctgaaggctCTGTCAGGAGAAATCCAGTtactgaaggagaaggagaaggagaaggagtggAGGTccagggtggaggaggtgaggagggacCAGAGCACACAGATCTCCTCACTGACTGctgagagtgacagagaggagacagacggtcagatgaggaggaggaggaggaggagaggccgaGAGACAGACAaccaggaggagggaggagaggtgagcaggaggaggtcAAACCCTTTGTGTATAGACAATACT cagtactcctctctgctgcaggagcaggaggagaccagcaggctgctgctgcagagagaagctgaG GTGTACGCTCTGACTCAGAGGACAGACGAGCTGGAGAAGGGCAGGGATCGTGTCCGATTGGCTCTGGAGCGAACTGAGGCAGCTATGATTGGCTACAGGGAGAGAGCCCACCAACAGGAGCAGAGCCAGTGGGCGGGGTCTAACCCAGACGAG cagggtGTGCAGGACAGGCTGGTGGTCCTGCAGCGTCTGGTGGCTGAACTGGAGCTGGACCAGAAACGACTGAACAAGAAGAACTCTCACCTGGAAAaccagaaagaaaaactgaagagagacagaaacacactgagagacacactgagacag gtggaggaggagcgtTCCAGGTTCAGacagcagctgactgacagcATTACATCTCAG gAGGGTGCagacaccacagaagaagaacgtCTGCGGAGCAGAGTGAGGGAGCTGGAGGACCAG GTGAGTCAGCTCCGTCTCTCATTGGCTGTGGATCAGCAGCAGAGGGTGGAGTTTATCCAGCAGTCATCCAGGAACAGCCAATGGCTGCTCTCTCTGAGACATGACCTCGCCGACTCACTGGATGCCGTCACGCGCCGTCCAATCCCGTCCGTCCTGGAGTCTGAGACGCAGCGATTGGACCGCAgcctgagggaggaggagcttAGAATGTCTCTCAGCCAATCATAA